From Lycium ferocissimum isolate CSIRO_LF1 chromosome 12, AGI_CSIRO_Lferr_CH_V1, whole genome shotgun sequence, one genomic window encodes:
- the LOC132039117 gene encoding uncharacterized protein LOC132039117: MKNHKNRPIGTIPVPEVNDTNFHHSRRERGRGPSRGHGHGRGRNFNHDSRLAPNNTLHHQQCKKKDEKHEAVQKKDLENKCYRCGGKGHWSHTCRTPKHLVEVYQASLIKAEKNTETNFISEDNIEPMHLDVADFFGHPEGKIDHLIDDGSVII, encoded by the coding sequence atgaaaaatcataaaaaccGACCTATTGGTACTATCCCAGTCCCTGAAGTGAATGACACAAATTTTCACCATTCTAGGCGTGAAAGAGGTCGTGGCCCCAGTCGTGGTCATGGTCATGGTCGAGGAAGAAATTTTAATCATGATTCTCGTCTTGCACCAAATAATACCCTTCACCACCAGCAGTGTAAAAAGaaggatgaaaagcatgaagCTGTACAAAAGAAAGATTTAGAAAATAAATGCTACCGATGTGGAGGAAAGGGGCACTGGTCACATACTTGTCGTACACCAAAGCATCTAGTTGAGGTTTATCAAGCCTCCCTCATAAAGGCAGAAAAGAATAccgaaacaaattttatttCTGAAGATAATATTGAGCCCATGCATCTAGATGTGGCAGATTTCTTTGGACACCCTGAAGGAAAAATAGATCATCTGATCGATGATGGATCTGTAATAATTTAG